In one Sphingobacterium daejeonense genomic region, the following are encoded:
- a CDS encoding DoxX family protein, with translation MMGNIALGLLILRIFIGGRAIYGVIDNVINWENMQEFAGFLGAHKFPYPIVSAILSVAVQLFCGFFLLVGWQTKWAAMIMFINFLIAIFMVHLPNGDSIEATTPALAMLFISATLFFTGSGKYSIDKD, from the coding sequence ATGATGGGAAATATTGCGCTAGGACTTTTAATTTTAAGAATTTTCATTGGAGGAAGAGCAATTTATGGGGTAATTGACAATGTAATCAATTGGGAAAATATGCAAGAATTCGCGGGTTTCCTCGGAGCTCACAAATTCCCTTATCCCATTGTTTCTGCAATATTATCTGTTGCTGTTCAATTATTCTGTGGCTTTTTCCTGTTAGTAGGATGGCAAACCAAATGGGCAGCAATGATTATGTTTATCAATTTCTTGATTGCCATATTTATGGTTCACTTACCAAATGGTGACAGTATTGAGGCTACCACACCAGCATTAGCAATGTTATTTATTTCAGCTACTTTATTTTTCACTGGATCTGGAAAATATTCCATCGATAAGGATTAA
- a CDS encoding STM3941 family protein: MNTINFKYSEKKRGSMAMKFLLIGIAGIAATYYIWFLADREFLMGKVASIFLALLGIGSFIYMKFTGNKSGVTALSIGPEGIKGDTTPISKAGGLIEWTDITNVHFLGNQLDIEVHNPQKFADRMSNFFVRDTYLKSMKGVIRISLSEIEYTEKELADALSKYAQNINS, translated from the coding sequence ATGAATACAATAAACTTCAAGTACAGTGAGAAGAAAAGAGGCTCGATGGCCATGAAATTTTTACTAATTGGAATTGCAGGAATTGCAGCAACCTATTATATCTGGTTTTTAGCGGACAGGGAATTCCTGATGGGCAAAGTAGCAAGTATTTTTCTTGCTTTGCTTGGTATTGGTTCTTTTATCTACATGAAGTTTACTGGAAACAAGAGTGGGGTTACAGCATTAAGTATTGGCCCAGAAGGAATTAAAGGTGACACAACTCCTATTTCGAAAGCAGGAGGGTTAATTGAATGGACTGACATTACAAATGTTCACTTTTTGGGAAATCAATTGGATATTGAAGTTCATAATCCACAAAAATTCGCTGATAGAATGTCTAATTTCTTCGTCAGAGACACTTACCTTAAAAGCATGAAAGGAGTAATACGCATTTCACTATCAGAAATAGAATACACGGAGAAGGAATTAGCTGATGCTTTGAGTAAATATGCTCAAAATATCAATTCTTAA
- a CDS encoding GH92 family glycosyl hydrolase: MKKRYLNLTKFLILTLLPFSGYAQETNLTQYVKPLIGTAKMGHTFPGATVPFGAVQLSPETDTIPYAVNGQYTGDVYKYCAGYQYDDPTIVGFSHTHFSGTGHSDLGDILVMPTQGKVQLNPGTADRPQDGYRSPYSHDNETAEANYYKVKLDKHNILAELTTSARVGMHRYTFPASDQSHLILDLTSGIYNYDGKNVWTFVRVLNDSTITGYRQTNGWARTRTVYFAIKTSKPFKNYGAKYLDKNVQYKGFWRKFNQEDNFPDLAAHNIKMHLDFDTKEGEQIMMKVALSPVSQKNALENLQAETPNWNFEEVVSKGKADWNKELQKFKVEMLNKEDLVNFYTSVYHANLMPTVYMDVNGEYKGLDQEVHKAEGFTNYTSFSLWDTFRAFHPWLNLVDPKRNADMVASMMAHQQQSALNMLPIWSHYANENWCMSGYHSVSVVVDAIMKGVYKGDAEAALNACVQTATVRRYEGIGDYMDLGYVPDDRNGTSVSNTLEYAYDDWCIAQLAEKLGKTEIATEFNKRAQNWKNLYDERIGFMRPKDSKGVFREKFDVLDTHGQGFIEGNTWNYSLYVPHQPMELMETMGGQKRFENYLDSLFTMHLPDKYFEKTEDITREGIIGNYVHGNEPSHHVAYLYNMTNSPWKAQERVRQIIRNQYHNGPAGLGGNDDCGQMSAWYLFSSLGFYPVAPGETMYWLGSPLVKSAEIQLENGKTLKVIAKNQSEKNVYVSKVLWNGKELLGYKISHDDISKGGELQFVMSSKKRKG, encoded by the coding sequence ATGAAAAAAAGATATCTTAATCTAACCAAGTTCCTGATTCTAACCTTATTGCCTTTTTCGGGTTATGCTCAGGAAACCAATCTAACGCAATATGTAAAGCCATTGATTGGAACGGCCAAAATGGGGCATACTTTCCCTGGAGCCACAGTTCCATTTGGTGCAGTTCAATTAAGTCCAGAGACAGATACCATACCTTATGCAGTAAATGGACAGTATACTGGAGATGTTTATAAGTATTGCGCCGGGTATCAATATGATGATCCTACGATAGTTGGATTTAGCCACACTCATTTTTCTGGCACAGGACATTCTGACCTTGGTGATATTTTGGTAATGCCTACTCAAGGGAAGGTTCAATTAAACCCCGGAACAGCAGACCGTCCGCAAGATGGATATAGATCACCATATAGTCATGATAATGAGACTGCAGAGGCCAATTACTATAAAGTTAAACTTGATAAACATAATATCCTTGCAGAACTCACAACAAGTGCAAGAGTTGGGATGCATCGATATACATTTCCTGCATCTGACCAATCGCACCTTATTTTGGATTTGACTTCAGGTATCTACAATTATGATGGCAAGAACGTTTGGACATTCGTCCGAGTATTAAATGATTCAACAATTACGGGTTATAGGCAAACTAATGGATGGGCAAGGACTAGAACAGTTTATTTTGCTATTAAGACCTCTAAACCTTTCAAGAATTATGGTGCCAAATACCTTGATAAAAATGTTCAATACAAGGGTTTCTGGAGGAAATTCAACCAAGAAGACAATTTTCCTGATTTAGCAGCTCATAATATCAAAATGCACCTTGATTTTGATACTAAAGAAGGAGAACAAATAATGATGAAAGTAGCTCTGAGTCCAGTGAGTCAAAAAAATGCATTGGAAAATCTCCAGGCAGAAACCCCAAATTGGAATTTTGAAGAGGTAGTTTCCAAAGGTAAGGCTGATTGGAATAAGGAATTGCAGAAATTTAAGGTCGAGATGTTGAATAAAGAGGATTTAGTGAACTTTTATACATCTGTTTACCATGCTAACCTAATGCCAACGGTTTACATGGATGTCAATGGAGAATACAAAGGTCTAGACCAAGAAGTACATAAAGCTGAGGGGTTCACGAACTATACTTCATTTTCATTATGGGATACCTTTAGAGCGTTTCACCCTTGGTTGAATCTCGTAGATCCAAAACGAAACGCTGATATGGTCGCATCTATGATGGCACATCAGCAACAATCTGCTTTAAATATGTTGCCTATTTGGTCTCATTATGCCAATGAAAACTGGTGTATGAGTGGGTATCATTCAGTTTCTGTAGTCGTGGATGCTATTATGAAGGGAGTTTATAAAGGGGATGCCGAAGCAGCACTAAATGCCTGTGTGCAAACAGCAACAGTAAGACGATATGAAGGTATTGGTGACTACATGGATTTAGGTTATGTACCTGATGATAGAAATGGGACATCAGTATCTAATACATTAGAGTACGCCTACGATGACTGGTGTATTGCTCAATTAGCTGAGAAATTGGGGAAAACAGAAATCGCTACAGAGTTCAATAAACGTGCTCAAAATTGGAAAAATTTGTATGATGAACGAATAGGTTTCATGCGTCCGAAAGATAGTAAAGGCGTATTCAGGGAGAAATTCGATGTGTTGGATACACATGGACAAGGATTTATAGAAGGCAATACATGGAACTACTCATTATATGTACCCCACCAGCCAATGGAATTGATGGAAACTATGGGGGGACAAAAACGCTTTGAAAATTACTTGGATTCTTTGTTTACGATGCATTTGCCTGACAAATACTTTGAAAAAACTGAAGATATAACCCGTGAAGGTATTATTGGTAACTATGTGCATGGTAATGAACCTTCCCATCATGTTGCCTACCTTTACAATATGACTAATAGTCCTTGGAAAGCTCAAGAAAGAGTCCGTCAGATCATTCGAAACCAATATCATAATGGACCAGCAGGACTAGGGGGGAACGATGATTGTGGACAGATGTCAGCATGGTATCTGTTTAGTTCGCTAGGATTTTATCCCGTTGCACCTGGTGAAACTATGTACTGGCTAGGAAGTCCATTGGTAAAATCAGCTGAAATTCAATTAGAAAATGGTAAAACCCTAAAGGTTATAGCCAAAAATCAATCTGAAAAAAATGTTTATGTTAGTAAAGTGCTGTGGAATGGTAAAGAGCTTTTAGGATATAAGATTTCTCATGATGATATTTCTAAAGGAGGAGAATTACAGTTTGTGATGTCAAGCAAGAAAAGGAAAGGATAA
- a CDS encoding basic secretory protein-like protein produces the protein MRKQFIPLFAALALAFSSNNLSAQSWEHTDEDRKVAVEVDTLEKKGFTLIWINKDKTFSPETKQQLIDAYFTNYPKLAKKFNKKTRKEVTFVIDPEYDGVAATAGGIVRYSPAWLLKNPYDIDVVTHEVMHIVQAYPNGSGPWWVTEGIADYVRFKFGVANEKGNWRLPEFNEKQKYTDSYRVTARFFHWIETNKKKNFIKKLDKAMRDRTYNEEFWAKQTGKTIDELWSEYASKPVI, from the coding sequence ATGAGAAAACAATTTATACCTCTTTTTGCTGCCTTGGCCTTGGCATTCTCATCGAATAATTTGAGTGCACAAAGTTGGGAACACACCGATGAAGACCGAAAAGTCGCCGTTGAGGTTGATACTTTAGAAAAGAAAGGATTTACCTTGATTTGGATTAACAAGGACAAAACCTTTAGTCCAGAAACTAAACAACAACTTATTGATGCTTATTTTACAAATTATCCTAAGCTAGCAAAGAAATTCAACAAAAAAACGCGTAAGGAGGTCACCTTTGTAATTGATCCTGAATACGATGGGGTTGCAGCAACGGCCGGTGGAATAGTTCGGTATAGTCCTGCTTGGCTGCTCAAAAACCCTTATGATATCGATGTGGTTACACATGAGGTCATGCATATTGTACAGGCATATCCAAATGGTTCAGGTCCTTGGTGGGTGACTGAAGGAATCGCTGATTATGTCAGATTTAAATTTGGTGTAGCAAATGAAAAAGGAAACTGGAGATTACCTGAGTTTAATGAAAAACAAAAATATACCGATTCTTACCGTGTTACAGCAAGATTTTTCCATTGGATAGAAACCAACAAAAAGAAGAATTTCATCAAAAAATTGGATAAAGCGATGCGTGATAGAACTTATAATGAAGAGTTTTGGGCAAAACAAACTGGAAAAACTATTGATGAACTTTGGTCAGAATATGCCTCAAAACCTGTAATTTAA
- a CDS encoding DUF4091 domain-containing protein produces the protein MKFNKPKWVILLAFTVSLTFNQEVYSQSKAALSETFVELPDPTDDVKSDWSKVPSGLQTSFVTIDRRFAKSLSPDIDKQNRVKIEGWKGEKLSAQILLWSGSDISDVQVKVSDLVSKNKAKIASSATDARFVRYVMTDEFGPGCGHRKPEDFAASLSPDMLDNLKSFDIPSKTSRPVWLSVKIPSDAQAGLYTGTVTVTAKGQQPQQLALDLEVIDQTLPPSSEWSYHLDQWQHPSAVARVEGVEMWSDAHFVALKPVMQMLADAGQKVITTTLNKDPWNVQTYDPYADMITWTKNSDGSWTYDYAVFDRWVQFMMDLGVNDMINCYSIIPWNNEIHYTDASKNELINVVTKPGTAIFEELWTPFLKDFVKHLKSKGWLEKTNIAMDEREREQMDAAFALLNKVAPEIGISYADNQKTYQRFPDSEDISISVGHPFSKDDIIDRKNRGLNSTFYICCSDGFPNQFTFSEPAESTYLGWYALATGFDGMLRWAYNSWVENPLQDSRFRTWPAGDTYIVYPKGRSSIRYERMLEGIQDFEKAQIVLKALKDKNDQKSLDAFQSAIHKMEANQRFDGWNEELNNAKTLMNEISKSL, from the coding sequence ATGAAATTCAATAAACCAAAATGGGTTATTTTACTTGCCTTTACTGTTTCCTTAACTTTTAATCAGGAGGTATATTCACAATCCAAAGCTGCATTATCTGAAACTTTTGTTGAACTTCCTGACCCTACCGATGATGTGAAATCTGATTGGTCCAAAGTGCCTTCTGGACTACAAACTTCATTTGTAACGATAGATAGAAGATTTGCAAAATCTCTTTCTCCAGATATTGACAAACAAAACAGGGTAAAGATTGAAGGTTGGAAAGGTGAAAAACTTTCTGCGCAGATATTGTTGTGGTCCGGTTCTGATATTTCAGATGTCCAAGTCAAAGTTTCTGATCTAGTTTCAAAAAATAAGGCCAAGATTGCTAGTTCTGCAACAGATGCTCGCTTTGTAAGATATGTTATGACTGATGAATTTGGACCAGGCTGTGGACATCGTAAACCTGAAGATTTTGCTGCTTCATTGTCGCCAGATATGTTAGATAATCTAAAATCATTTGACATACCATCCAAGACTTCGAGACCTGTTTGGTTAAGTGTAAAGATTCCATCAGATGCCCAAGCAGGCTTGTATACGGGAACTGTAACTGTCACTGCAAAGGGTCAGCAACCTCAGCAATTAGCGTTGGATCTTGAAGTAATCGATCAAACATTACCACCTTCTTCCGAATGGTCATACCATTTGGATCAATGGCAGCATCCATCGGCAGTCGCAAGGGTAGAAGGGGTGGAGATGTGGAGCGATGCACATTTTGTAGCACTAAAACCGGTCATGCAAATGCTAGCCGATGCTGGACAGAAAGTAATAACTACCACTTTAAACAAAGATCCTTGGAACGTTCAAACATATGATCCGTATGCAGACATGATCACGTGGACTAAGAATAGTGATGGCTCATGGACGTATGATTATGCTGTCTTTGATCGCTGGGTGCAGTTTATGATGGACCTTGGGGTAAATGATATGATCAACTGTTATTCAATTATTCCTTGGAACAATGAAATCCATTATACAGATGCTTCCAAAAACGAGCTAATTAATGTTGTAACAAAACCTGGAACTGCAATTTTTGAAGAACTATGGACTCCTTTTCTAAAGGATTTTGTTAAACACCTGAAATCAAAAGGTTGGTTGGAGAAAACAAATATAGCCATGGATGAAAGAGAAAGAGAACAAATGGATGCTGCCTTTGCTTTGTTGAACAAAGTTGCTCCTGAAATCGGAATATCCTATGCTGACAACCAGAAAACTTACCAAAGATTCCCAGATTCTGAAGATATCAGCATTTCTGTTGGACATCCATTCTCTAAAGATGATATTATCGACCGTAAAAATAGGGGATTAAACAGTACCTTCTATATTTGTTGTTCAGATGGATTCCCTAATCAATTTACGTTTTCCGAACCTGCCGAGTCCACTTATTTGGGTTGGTATGCTTTGGCAACTGGATTTGATGGGATGTTACGTTGGGCATATAACTCATGGGTGGAAAATCCATTGCAAGACTCAAGATTCAGGACTTGGCCTGCTGGGGATACTTATATCGTTTATCCTAAAGGAAGATCTTCTATACGCTATGAAAGAATGTTGGAAGGGATTCAGGATTTTGAAAAAGCACAAATTGTACTGAAGGCTCTAAAAGATAAAAATGACCAAAAGAGTTTGGATGCATTTCAATCTGCAATCCATAAAATGGAGGCAAATCAAAGATTCGATGGGTGGAACGAAGAATTGAATAATGCCAAAACCCTCATGAATGAAATTTCTAAAAGTCTATAA
- a CDS encoding TonB-dependent receptor, whose product MKYKNLINKHLEIHLQISYNLILTFLLSVLTTTTFAQTGIIKGTIHTQNNRPAKNVVVKLNGSKEKEVDSLGRYEFHNLDAKSYEVTVKHISFASQVSTIHLKAGETRILDFILEDDKKTIQEVLVSAKKPIVEHQLSNSLRVQVPLLELSQNVQTINSEVIAKQQAFNLSDGVFRNISGVSRQTHWNDMYVNIHMRGSQIQAFRNGMNIVSSFWSPLSEDMATVERIEFVKGPAGFMMSSGDPAGIYNMVTKKPTGIQHAEVTMSLGSFENYRSTLDLDGNLSKDGKLLYRLNIAGSSKASFRPNEDNKRLVIAPVLSYKLNNKTIATFEYTYQKAKMTDVGSGYVMSPNGFKSLPRETTFIQKGTQPFNVDEHSTFLTIEHQLSSSWKFTAQGSYFNYNQTGASSWPKDIFPDGKVIRKSDIWDAKSTMVLAQAFLNGDFETGSVRHSVLAGIDLGSKDYIADWNQSIVLDSLNGGEFDPKNPVYGFDFGPQSFDRSLSLEERAARGGGSMNTKYSSVYVQDQLGFFDNKLRLTLAARYTSMAVGTWGGTPIKNDKITPRVGVSYSIVKNTSVYGLLDQTFLPQQGILFDGSKVKPITGNNYELGLKRDWFGGKWNSTLSFYQITKNHEITSYGPDPKMSVEVGQKKIKGIEFDLRGEITKGLNLIANYAYTDGKVSKVNEGVDQFFVGQILDGADKHIANLWMDYEISQGKAKGIAFQFGGYSNIDRATEYYSQEFKERNIEDYFRFDAGMGYRRDKFSINLNVQNLFDKYLIDGGSFYTDYFNTAVYSWQAGAPRNYRLSFSYKF is encoded by the coding sequence ATGAAGTACAAAAACTTAATTAATAAACATCTAGAGATTCATCTCCAAATTTCCTATAATTTAATATTGACCTTCTTATTGAGCGTCTTAACAACAACAACATTTGCTCAAACCGGCATAATTAAAGGAACGATTCATACCCAGAACAATAGACCTGCAAAAAATGTCGTTGTCAAGCTCAATGGAAGCAAAGAGAAAGAAGTTGATTCTTTGGGTCGCTATGAGTTTCACAATCTAGATGCAAAATCTTACGAGGTTACGGTAAAGCATATCAGCTTTGCTAGTCAGGTGTCTACTATCCATTTGAAAGCAGGTGAAACCAGGATTTTGGATTTTATTCTTGAAGATGACAAAAAAACTATTCAAGAAGTCCTAGTGAGTGCAAAGAAACCAATAGTGGAACATCAATTATCAAATTCGCTTCGAGTTCAGGTTCCGCTTTTAGAATTGTCCCAAAATGTGCAGACCATCAATTCAGAGGTTATTGCGAAGCAACAAGCATTCAATCTTTCCGATGGGGTTTTCAGGAATATTAGCGGAGTTAGTAGGCAAACGCACTGGAATGATATGTATGTCAATATTCATATGCGTGGTTCCCAAATTCAAGCATTCAGGAACGGAATGAACATTGTTTCATCATTTTGGAGCCCACTATCTGAAGATATGGCTACTGTAGAAAGGATTGAATTTGTGAAGGGACCGGCTGGTTTTATGATGTCTAGTGGTGATCCAGCGGGGATATACAATATGGTAACAAAAAAGCCAACCGGTATCCAACATGCTGAAGTAACGATGAGCTTAGGGAGTTTCGAAAATTATCGAAGCACATTGGACCTAGATGGGAATCTATCCAAAGATGGGAAATTACTATACCGATTAAATATTGCAGGATCTTCTAAAGCATCTTTTAGACCGAATGAGGACAATAAAAGATTGGTAATAGCTCCTGTTTTATCCTATAAGCTCAACAACAAGACAATAGCTACTTTTGAGTACACCTATCAGAAAGCCAAGATGACTGATGTAGGATCGGGCTATGTTATGTCACCTAATGGTTTTAAGAGCCTTCCCAGAGAGACCACTTTTATCCAAAAAGGAACACAACCTTTTAATGTGGACGAGCATTCGACTTTTTTAACTATCGAACACCAACTAAGTTCTTCTTGGAAATTCACAGCACAAGGATCTTATTTCAACTACAATCAGACCGGTGCTAGCAGTTGGCCAAAAGATATTTTCCCTGATGGGAAAGTAATTCGTAAATCAGATATCTGGGATGCTAAGAGCACGATGGTTTTAGCTCAAGCATTTCTAAATGGAGACTTTGAGACTGGATCTGTTCGTCATTCAGTTTTAGCAGGAATCGACTTAGGAAGTAAGGATTATATTGCCGATTGGAACCAAAGTATCGTATTAGACAGCTTAAACGGTGGCGAATTTGACCCTAAGAACCCAGTTTATGGGTTTGATTTCGGCCCTCAATCTTTTGATCGAAGTTTATCCTTAGAAGAAAGAGCAGCAAGAGGTGGTGGAAGCATGAATACCAAATATAGTTCCGTTTATGTTCAGGATCAGCTAGGATTTTTCGACAACAAATTGCGACTGACCCTAGCTGCACGCTATACTTCAATGGCTGTAGGAACATGGGGCGGCACACCTATTAAAAATGACAAAATTACCCCTAGAGTTGGTGTTTCCTATTCAATCGTCAAAAATACGAGTGTTTATGGGTTATTAGATCAAACATTCCTCCCACAACAAGGGATTTTGTTTGACGGTTCAAAGGTAAAACCTATTACAGGAAACAATTACGAGTTAGGTTTGAAGCGTGATTGGTTTGGTGGAAAATGGAACAGTACACTCTCCTTCTATCAAATCACTAAAAATCACGAGATAACTTCCTATGGTCCCGACCCAAAAATGTCTGTTGAAGTTGGCCAGAAAAAAATAAAGGGTATCGAATTTGATCTCCGAGGAGAAATCACAAAAGGTCTGAACCTAATAGCGAATTATGCCTATACAGATGGAAAAGTTAGCAAAGTAAATGAAGGGGTCGATCAATTTTTTGTAGGGCAAATTCTTGATGGTGCGGATAAACATATAGCCAATCTTTGGATGGATTATGAAATAAGTCAGGGTAAAGCTAAGGGTATAGCCTTCCAATTTGGTGGTTATTCTAATATTGACAGAGCAACTGAATATTATTCTCAAGAATTCAAGGAGCGAAATATCGAAGATTATTTCAGGTTTGATGCTGGTATGGGATATCGCAGAGACAAATTTAGTATCAATCTGAATGTCCAAAATCTATTTGACAAATACCTCATCGATGGAGGTAGTTTTTACACCGATTATTTCAATACAGCAGTTTACTCTTGGCAAGCTGGCGCACCTAGAAATTATAGACTTTCATTCTCATATAAATTTTAA
- a CDS encoding PepSY-associated TM helix domain-containing protein: MNIRNYNIYFNTHTISGIIICAFLYVIFFAGSFSFFRNDLAAWQQGESFSTFNKEEINYDYLLDSLGKTINLKGRDITFSLYHDGARSYMSYSDSKDSLENKSNLAKINAGIEDRNNWLNSDAKYFGYNFVNKKTGNYSENYDLAEFLYRLHFLAQLNEVPINIGIGPFGYVVAGLTSFLFLFALITGILLHWEKIVSNFFIFRPFNKWKTVWTDMHTALGVIGFPFQLVYAITGVFLILNSVLAIPFEKILYKGDSEKMYTELAYNHSKKLEYSYSELEFIPKVEKYVNEVGKKWPESKLTRITVHNYGDANMQIVLESRPLYAQYFPGYGIYNVRVKDNQVIEEKSPMQDATFVDHVKSLLYRLHFGDYAGYPLKFLSFIMGVMGCLVISSGIMIWLVARDKNNVKPVKRKFNFWLANVYLAICLSMFPTTAITFIAVKMGKQVDQVYIYKVYFWTWLILSTYYILRKNLNRTNRETLFLGSITGNCVPIANGVYSGDWIWKSFSEGKIDLFVVDLLWVVIGLIGLIIYYQSNRYFNNLRTKIKKV, from the coding sequence ATGAATATCAGAAATTACAACATCTATTTCAATACTCATACTATAAGTGGTATAATAATTTGTGCTTTTTTATATGTGATTTTCTTTGCGGGTTCATTTTCCTTTTTCAGAAATGATTTAGCCGCTTGGCAACAGGGTGAATCTTTTTCAACTTTCAACAAAGAAGAAATTAATTACGATTACCTTTTAGACTCCCTTGGAAAAACCATTAATTTAAAGGGCCGTGACATCACCTTTTCTCTTTATCACGATGGCGCTAGATCATACATGAGTTATTCAGATTCTAAAGACAGTCTTGAAAATAAATCTAATTTGGCTAAGATAAATGCTGGAATTGAAGATCGTAATAATTGGCTGAACAGTGATGCAAAATATTTCGGATATAATTTTGTGAATAAAAAGACAGGTAATTATTCAGAAAATTATGATTTAGCAGAATTCTTATATCGATTGCATTTTTTAGCCCAACTCAATGAAGTTCCTATCAATATAGGCATTGGCCCATTTGGATACGTTGTTGCTGGATTGACTTCATTTTTATTTCTGTTCGCACTGATCACAGGCATTTTGTTGCACTGGGAAAAGATTGTCTCCAATTTTTTTATTTTCCGACCATTCAATAAATGGAAAACCGTATGGACAGATATGCATACTGCACTAGGTGTTATTGGCTTTCCATTTCAATTGGTATATGCTATTACTGGAGTTTTTTTGATATTAAATTCGGTCCTGGCCATTCCGTTTGAAAAAATACTTTATAAAGGAGACTCTGAAAAGATGTATACAGAATTAGCATATAATCATAGTAAAAAATTAGAATACTCTTATTCAGAATTGGAATTTATTCCTAAAGTTGAAAAATACGTGAATGAAGTTGGTAAAAAGTGGCCAGAATCTAAACTAACAAGGATAACTGTCCATAATTATGGCGACGCCAACATGCAAATTGTGCTAGAGTCTAGGCCACTTTATGCTCAATATTTCCCAGGCTATGGAATTTACAATGTAAGAGTAAAAGATAACCAGGTTATTGAGGAAAAGTCACCTATGCAGGATGCAACTTTTGTGGACCATGTTAAAAGTTTGTTGTACAGACTTCATTTTGGAGATTACGCGGGTTACCCACTAAAGTTTTTATCCTTTATTATGGGGGTAATGGGTTGCTTAGTTATTTCTTCTGGCATTATGATTTGGCTAGTCGCAAGGGATAAAAACAATGTTAAGCCTGTTAAAAGAAAATTTAATTTCTGGTTGGCAAATGTATACTTGGCAATTTGTTTAAGCATGTTTCCTACAACAGCCATAACTTTCATAGCTGTAAAAATGGGAAAACAGGTCGATCAAGTATATATTTACAAAGTTTACTTTTGGACTTGGTTGATCTTAAGTACTTACTATATTCTCCGCAAAAATTTAAATCGAACTAATAGAGAGACTTTATTTCTAGGAAGTATTACTGGAAATTGTGTTCCTATTGCAAACGGAGTTTATTCTGGAGATTGGATTTGGAAAAGTTTTAGTGAAGGAAAAATTGACCTTTTTGTAGTGGACTTACTTTGGGTAGTGATAGGTCTAATAGGATTAATAATTTATTATCAATCAAATCGTTATTTTAACAACCTAAGAACGAAAATTAAAAAAGTTTAA